The Brassica oleracea var. oleracea cultivar TO1000 chromosome C6, BOL, whole genome shotgun sequence genomic interval TGTAAAAGGTATAAAGAATATATTATTGTAATGCAACAGAAAGTCCAAAATGATCGGTAAATGATGATTCCATTTCCATCTCTGGATCAGTCAAGTTTCTAGTGGATATGCTTGGGGTCAATATATATTTCTGACAAGCCGTGTCGGCTTGACTTTGACCAAACAACTGAACAAGGCACACGTTTACACAATTAAATACTAACGATAATGACTACCAAAGAAGAATCTCCCAATTGTTTATAAACCACGTTCCGCACACTCTGTTGTTATACTATTACTATACACATTGCGATTATACTAGTACTGTACCCATCGCACAAATTAGTGTCAACCGTAAACAAATATTAAACTTTCAAATTAAGCATGCCTTTAATACATTTCAGTATCATAAACGAAAGTTGATCATTTATTTGGTCCTTTGTGCATAATCATTACTTATGTATTTAAGAAAATACATTCTAATCTTTTTCCTTCTTTTTAAGGCATTTTCTTTGAAACACTTGTAAGGCATTATAATTATTGTCTAATGTTTAGGTCTATTATTAGTTAACCTCCATAACAAATTAGGATAATAATACATTATGCATGGATTGAATCACGCTTTAGTTAAGTTTGTATAAGAAAATCACATGTTATAGCATAGGTCTGCTAAATCATTTCTCTATTCGTTTATTTTATTGAAATGAATAGACGTTTTAAAGTGTTACAAAAAATAAAAAATAAAAAAAATAGACGTTTTAAATTTTACATCTTGGTTGTTGCCTCCAAAGAGCAAGGAAAATTTTTTTTTACCTTCAAAGACATATTTTGTGTTTACAATTTCACTCAGACACACGTCTGACTGGTGACCATTCGTGAAACAAGAGGAACAAACAGAAAAGGAATATACGGAAAAAAAATAGCAGGAATGAAAAGGAATGGTTGTTCCTTCTCAAATTTAACAAGGAATAATTTTATCCTTTAATTCTCTACAAAAACAGGAACGAGAGGGAATGAGAAGGAATTATTATTCCTTGCGAATGGTGATTTTTTATAGGAACGTTAGGGAATGCATTATTCCCCATCATTCTCCGGTCACCATTCATACCCAATGTGTTACAACACACTTTCTTATGCTAGGTTTATTAATATAACCCTCAACTAAGAGACATCTTTAGTTGACTAGAAAACTCACCCAACTAACCAATCTCGTAACCAATCCAAAACCGATTCCTTATTTTTAACTTTTTACAAAACCATCGCTTACCTTATCTCTTTCACTTTTTACGGTTCTTGTTAATCTTCTCCAAAACCGATGAACCCTAATTTTTTTCTCCGGCGACATCTTCTAGATCCAAAAAGCATAATCTGATATTGGACCTAAATCTAACCTTCCCAAACCATCGTCTCTTTGATTTGCTGTTTCTCCTCACTGAATTCGAGTATGTGTTTCGCGTTATCATCGTCTCGCACTCAGTCTCTCAACCTCGAAGTTCTGGATTTTTGTGGTTCTAGCGTTTCACAAATAAACTCCAAATGGAAGGTTAGATCCCGCTTATTAAACTTCTTGATTCCCTCTTCCCACAGATAAACTAATTGATTCCCTCTTCCCACATATAAACAAACAAGGTTAGAACAAGACCTGATCCAACTAAAGCAAGAACTTTTTGACATGAAAAAAGATATCAGCGAGATTGTTGAGGTTTTAGAGTGTATTTGATCTAAGGTCTAGATATGGTTCTGAATCCAGATCCCATAATCTTGTTGTAAACTTTGCTACCCATCTACTATGAAAAAAATATTAGTTATTGCTTCCCACTATCTTGTATTAAACATTGCCACCCATCTACTATGCAACACCTAACGACAAACGAGATATGATCCAACATCAACCTTTATACCACAACCACAACATCCACACCGGCGTATCCACAGGTATTAAAAATGGTTTCACCATCTCCTTCAGACATTACTGCTTTTCATCCTGACCACAACCTCTCTAATCACATCACAACTTCTGTTCATCAACAACAACACCCGTGTAGCCACAAATACAAATCTTTAGTTCACCTTCTCCAGAAACACAACAAAAAATAATACTCTCATCTTCCCACAAATATCAACAGCTACCAACAAATTACCTTCACACATCAGTGGTGTCCACCATGACCACTACCTCACTAACCACAACAAGCCTTTGTTACCACACAACCCCGCACAGCTCATAATCTATTTCCAGATTTCTAGCTATGATAACCAAAGTAAATAGGAATAATACCCACCTGATTCACAAACCTAACATCCAATTCCCTATGACCTTCACAAACATAAATGTGGATGCTATTTTAAATACACAAACCAACCACAAACATATCATCCACAACCAATAAAAAATCAACCCTTAAACCACAACCACAACATCCACACTGGCGTATCCACAAGTATAAAACTGTTGCTCAACCTGGCCACAACCTCTCTAACCACAATACAACTTCGGGGTATCAACAACAACACCCGTGTAGCTACAAATACAAATCTTTAGTTCACCTTCTCCACGAAAACAACAAAAAACAATACTCTCATCTTCCCACATATATCAACAGCTACCAACAAATTACCTTCACACATCAGTGGTGTCCACCATGACCACTACCTCACTAACCACAACAAGCCTTTGTTACTACACAACCCCTCACAGCTCATAATGTAATCCAGATTTCTAGCTATAAAAAACAAAGTCAATAGGAATAATACCCACCTTATTCACATACCTAACATCCAATTTTCTATGACCTCCACAATCCTATATGTGGTTGCTATTTTAATTAAACAAACCAACCACAAACAGATCATCCACAACCAATACAACATCAAGTTACATCAACAAGGTCCAACTAACTTCTCACTGGCAGCACTAAGCTAAGTAAAACACTATGAGATTAAGAACCATCCAAACCACAAAGCCGCACCCACAACTTCATTCATAATACAGTCACTTCAAACACCCCCATTCCACTCAAAGGTCTTATGTTAAACAACGCTCCCAACCACAGCCACACATCCACCAGATCATCCATACAATGTACAAACAATTCAAAAGACGGTTCAGCCCACTGAGCCAGAACACAATACCATATGCAACATACTAACCAAACCAACATGGATACCACAAACATCAGACTTACTTTTCAAAAACAAAAAACTCTTTAACCACGCATAACCAAACCACAACTTAAAATCCATATTGCTAATTCATAAATCATAACCTCAGTGTTCTTGCTCACACCATCGGTGACATTAACATCTCTATTACAAAAATACCAAAACAATTACTCCTTGCGGTCACACAGATTCAGTACAAAAAAATATTATCTCTACACCTCATTACAATACCCGTTCACAAAAAGTCTTAAATTATAGTGAACTCCATCTCCATTCAAATCGGAGCAGTGCAATCCTGTTGTGTCCTTCTGAGCCATTAGATCTTCTTTTAAAAATGATCCAATGGCCAGAAAAAAGACCCTAAAACCCATACAACTACTTTTACTTTTGCATTTTTTTCATTTATTCCAACCAAAGAGTTATCTGGTTTGGTTCCTTAGATGGAACATCATCTTCCCAAATTCGCTAATTAGCACTAGGAGGGTTTTTGTGTCCACGAAAAAGACACTTGTTTTAACAATGTGTCACATATCCACAAAGTGCCTTTCAGCGTTAACAAAAGACACAAAGTGCCTCCCAGTGTAAACAGGAAAACGTGGAAATAATTTTAGAATTATATTTAGTCGACAGCTGCAGAACGAATCATATACCATATGCTTGTTAAATAAAAAATTGTCACCAAAATATAAAATAAAAATCAAGAACATAGATATTAATTAAATTTAGAAAATAAATGATAATAGAATTGGACAAAAAAACACGTGTGCGAGTGTGGTGGACCCGAGGGAGACGAGTTGAGTCTAAAGACTAAAAGTAATAGGAACATACATGAACAGGATGTCCATTAGTTTATTACATGAAAATGAAAAGCACATGCTGCTCACGTCTCTCTTCCTCGCACCTAGTTTCCTCTTCAACATTTCACTTTATATATAGAATCAAAAATCATTCCTTCCTTCCACAATTCCAGAAGAGTAAAAAACAAGAACCCAATAAAATCGACTCTTTCCAAGAATCTATCAACCTTTTCCTCAGCTTAAGGAACTCCTACACATATACACATACCCAGCCTCAAGAATCAAGATCCAAGCAGATTCATCCATGGACCGGTCTTCATCATCTTCTTTCGTCGATACTTCTCTAGATCTCACTATTGGTGTTACTCGTATGCGAGTTGAAGAAGATTCAACGGTATGCTTCTCTCGTACTTTTGATCCTTTACATCTTCAAAAAAGTTCAATAACACATACCATTAGTGAACATTGTTAGTATTTCATTATTATGAACCAACGTATACTAATAGAGAAACAATTTTAGAAACTAACTTTTAATTTGTAAGTTATTTATAAACATGCTATTTTGCTCAGGTGTCCACCTAAAGCTTTCTCAGAACACCTAACTATCAAACCATCTATTACGAGACTAATTACAAGAAATACCACTGATCATACAAATTATTAACAATAACTATACAAATTATTTATTTTAATAAAAAGACGATATGACTATACGCATCATTTATTTTTGTTTATAGTCATATGCCCGAGATTCAACAATACGAAATATATGAATAACCAACCATGTTTCATCGATTATTTGTATCCTATACATTCTTATAATCCATATTAACATTTCTAATGACACAATATTTTTAGTATTACTGTAACGTATTTATTCATAAACTTCATTTAGAAAAAAATCTGTGTAGTATATGAAATGATTATATAGATTAAGTTTAGCAGTGAAATCTGAATGTTTTATGATCAAATGAAGTGCATATGAGGAAACCCACGTGATTGTATGAATTGGTCATGTAAATTGACAAATTTACATGATCACTTTGAAAAATTTACATGAAAAAAAAACAATTTCAAAATGTATACGGTTCATATTATTTACTTAACCGGTAGAAAAATAGTAGGGTGGTAAGAATTTTTAGTTGACCGCAATCAATATTCATTACTGAGAGAGTACAACACAAACGTGATTTGCAAGGACAAATTAAAATCATTTTTAATTATGGAAATTTCTAATAAATTACAATTATTAGTATATTTGGGGTGATAGTAATGTTTATTTATTATGTGATTCCTAAATGGAAATGATACATTATTTTCATTAAGATCTATACAATTATACAAGACTTTAATTATTGGTCAAATTTGATTTTTAATATAATTTTACCCGTATTTGGTAATAATAATATAATGTTTACCATGTTTCAGATGGTATGGTGAATTTAGGATGAAAAAATCATATGGGGAAAGGATTTATAGAATATCCGTAGCCTAATTAAAGTGATATCTAAAACCTTAGTCACTCGCACTACATATTAGCCTTCATACTCATTTGTACTGCACTACTACCAACCTAATAACCCTAGAAGAGACTATAAATACAGGTGCGATTGTAGGATTGGTTTAATGATCAAAACTAATGATAACAAACTGTTTTTTTCTAGTTAATATAAGGTATATTTTACGTTTTTTTACCCTGCGCAAGACGCATGTCTCCACCTAGTATATCTCTTATATGCCATCACAAATATCTACATATTTTCATGTCTAAATATATTTACGTGCCCACATATATTATGTAACAGAATTAGAATAAATGGAATGATAATACATGAAAAAATGGAACGGAACTCATTCCATTCATTCATAACCAAATTTGTTATGGAATAATTTTCTTTGTATTTTATCTCTTTTGTCGTGGAATTAATGGAATGAATATTCTATTCCATTCATGTCAAATGGTGAAATTTTTTTTGGAATTAATGGAATGAGTCATTCCACATCGTTCCATTCCAAAAATCAACAATCGAATTGCAGCCTATATGTATGGATGTATGCACACAAAGATTTTTATATATACTTGGTATATATTTGTTTATTTATTTATGAACTTAAAAAGGACTTTGCTACTAATTCATGTGTTAAGTTCTTGAAATTTGATTGTAACAACATATTTTAAGGTTGTATAAATTTGATTGTGATATGCTAATACATCTTGTTACTAACTTCATACAGTATATATATATAAATGAATCATTGTAGACAAGTGCTTTGGTGGATGAATTAAACCGAGTGAGTGCTGAGAACAAGAAGCTCTCGGAGATGCTAACTTTAATGTGTGAAAACTACAACGTCTTGAGGAAACAGCTGATGGAATATGTTAACAAGAGCAACAACATGACAGAGAGAGACCAAACCAGTCCTCCCATGAAACGAAAATCTCCAGCGAGAGATGACGCAGTTAGCTCTGCGGTTATAGGTGGAGTGTCAGAGAGTAGCTCTACGGATCAAGAGGGTCAGTATCTGTGCAAGAAGAAGCAGAGAGAAGAGACTGTTGTGAAGGAAAAAGTCTCAAGGGTTTCTTACAAGACCGAAGCTTCTGACACTACCCTCGTAAGCTTTTCATGAAAACTAGCTAGTAAATTTGGTATAAATATCTTATAAAAAACTATAGTTTATATGTTTATATTGATTATAGAAGTTGTGTTCTTTATAGGTAGTGAAAGATGGGTATCAATGGAGGAAATATGGACAGAAAGTGACTAGAAACAATCCATCTCCAAGAGCTTACTTCAAATGTGCTTGTGCTCCAAGCTGTTCTGTCAAAAAGAAGGTACTACTAATCAAGATTAAGAAACAAAAAAAAATCAATAGAATTAGCTTGTTAGGCATATTAAGCTATTTATGTTTGTATTGTCTTCAGGTTCAGAGAAGTGTGGAGGATCAGTCCGTGTTGGTAGCAACATATGAAGGTGAACATAACCATCCAATGTCCTCACAGATCGATTCAAACAACGGCTTAAACCGCTACATCTCTCTTGGTGGTCACACTGCACCAGCCAAGGGAAGTAGTAGTAGTTTGGCTGAGCCTGTGACTGAATCCAAGAAAGTCACTAGCCCATCAAGAACGGATTTTCCAGAAGTTCAGAAACTTTTGGTGGAGCAAATGGCTTCTTCCTTGACAAAGGATCCTAACTTCACAGCAGCACTAGCAGCAGCTGTTACCGGAAGATTGTATCAACAGAACCAGACCGAAAAATAGTTTTAGTTTCAAATTCTATTAGTATTTTTTTTAGATTTGAATTTGGCATGAGACAAAGAGAGTAGAATATATTATATGTAACATGTAGTAATCGTTTTCAAAGCAATCTCACATAATCAAGAAACTATACTCCTAGTTTGACAACAAAAACATCTGTACAAATGCAAACACATAACCAACAAACTAAGCAGCACATTGTTAAACAACTATCTCTCTTGGACAGCCTTTGGGTTTCCTTTAGCTAACGGCTTCGTCCTTGGACATGCACTCGTGGTGTCTGAAGCAGCTAGTGAGATGGTCGTTAGTGAGACCAGCTGTTTGCATGAACGAGTAGATAACCGTTGGACTAACACTTCTAAAGCCTCTGCGAACAAGGTCTTTGCTTATCAGCTCGGCTTTGGAAGTCTTCGCAGGGACTTGGCGTTGGTACCGGGACCGACTCTGAGTAGGCTTATGGTTAACGAAGTTCCAAATGTACTTGTCAAACGATCCAAACTCAACTATTATCTGAATTGGAGAAAAACCAATCACAGTCAATAACACACAAACTATGATGAGGTTTATAGATTATTAAGTTACCTTGCGAACTTGGTTTGCGTTCTCGAGGATGGACCGTAGCTTTTGCTCTGATAGTAATGAGTCAGGAGATGTTATCTTTTTGTTAGTTAGTTCAGATATTGCAGCTGGATCAAAGTCCATGAACACTTCCCTGTGTAAACAAAAGCAAAAAGTATTTTGAGATTTGAGCTCATAAGGAGATGATGTTAGCATAAGACTTTTGGTGCTAGTTACCTGAATGATTGTCTTTTGGAAAGGATGTCTTTCCAGGATAGCTCAGCAAGAGCACCAGAGAGGCTTAACAACTCGAAAAGTTTCCTGCATAACCGAATAAGAGGGTGGGTTTTATTATCAACAAAGAGCATATCTCAGGCTCAAGTAAGAAAGAGAGATGGTTACGTACTTGTCATCATGGACAGGAACTCCCCACTCTTCATCGTGGAATGCAATGTAACATTGGTCTATTATTAACATGAAAACAAACAAAAAAAAAACAAAATCATCAGTCAAAAGTCATAGCAGAGGAAAAGATTCAAGGCTGAGATAAAGTTAAAGACATAAGCCTATCACTATCAGTATAGAGACATGACAAATAAACTAGTCTCTACACTTCCTGTCTCTGTGGTCGTTGTTCAATAAAGATATCTGTCTGAACGCAAAGCAATACTAAAAGATACGTTCATATTCTAACTTCCAAAGTCAAAACACCAAGAGACAGAATACAAAATCTTCTAAACTACTCAAACTCAGAATCATTTGAAGGACACTGCCACTTCAATTGCAAATGCTAACAAATCGATTGAGAAACGGTTATTACCAGATTTGGGAGTGATCCAAGCGCATCTTCTACGACCATCAGAGAAGCAATCACCTCTCTCCTCCGTCAGGTTCCCTCTCAGAGAGTTCGACCCGCTACGCCGCAGAGCCCTCTTCCCGCTCGAAGAAGACGCAATACTCAACGGCGACGACTCGCACGAAGACGACGCCTCCGAGGAATAAGATGCGTTCATGGAGACACCGTTTCGCCTCAGAATCGAAGGGCTTAGAGGCATCCTCTTCGCCGTAAAGGTTAGGCTTTTCGCGTTATCAGACAGATGCTTCTTCACGGGCTGTTTCTGCTGAAGCTTGCTACCAGCGGAATCCACTCGCGGTGGAGCCGACATTGAACCTAAAGTCTCCGACTTTTTGTCGAGAATCACAAACCAAGAAACCCTAGAGAACTTAAATCAAAGTACTAAGCTTTTGCACATTGTTAAGAAATGTTCTAGCGAAATCAAAGGCGAGGGCAAGTTGCTCAATGGGGATCACGGGAATGAGCAAGCTTTGATTATTACATATACTAAAAACAAAAGGAAAGATCTTTGGAACAGTGACGAGAAAATAT includes:
- the LOC106296755 gene encoding probable WRKY transcription factor 40 isoform X1; the protein is MDRSSSSSFVDTSLDLTIGVTRMRVEEDSTTSALVDELNRVSAENKKLSEMLTLMCENYNVLRKQLMEYVNKSNNMTERDQTSPPMKRKSPARDDAVSSAVIGGVSESSSTDQEGQYLCKKKQREETVVKEKVSRVSYKTEASDTTLVVKDGYQWRKYGQKVTRNNPSPRAYFKCACAPSCSVKKKVQRSVEDQSVLVATYEGEHNHPMSSQIDSNNGLNRYISLGGHTAPAKGSSSSLAEPVTESKKVTSPSRTDFPEVQKLLVEQMASSLTKDPNFTAALAAAVTGRLYQQNQTEK
- the LOC106296755 gene encoding probable WRKY transcription factor 40 isoform X2; its protein translation is MLTLMCENYNVLRKQLMEYVNKSNNMTERDQTSPPMKRKSPARDDAVSSAVIGGVSESSSTDQEGQYLCKKKQREETVVKEKVSRVSYKTEASDTTLVVKDGYQWRKYGQKVTRNNPSPRAYFKCACAPSCSVKKKVQRSVEDQSVLVATYEGEHNHPMSSQIDSNNGLNRYISLGGHTAPAKGSSSSLAEPVTESKKVTSPSRTDFPEVQKLLVEQMASSLTKDPNFTAALAAAVTGRLYQQNQTEK
- the LOC106296756 gene encoding DNA-3-methyladenine glycosylase 1-like, which produces MSAPPRVDSAGSKLQQKQPVKKHLSDNAKSLTFTAKRMPLSPSILRRNGVSMNASYSSEASSSCESSPLSIASSSSGKRALRRSGSNSLRGNLTEERGDCFSDGRRRCAWITPKSDQCYIAFHDEEWGVPVHDDKKLFELLSLSGALAELSWKDILSKRQSFREVFMDFDPAAISELTNKKITSPDSLLSEQKLRSILENANQVRKIIVEFGSFDKYIWNFVNHKPTQSRSRYQRQVPAKTSKAELISKDLVRRGFRSVSPTVIYSFMQTAGLTNDHLTSCFRHHECMSKDEAVS